The Cervus canadensis isolate Bull #8, Minnesota chromosome 24, ASM1932006v1, whole genome shotgun sequence nucleotide sequence CAACTTAAAAGAcagtttatatgtgtatattttatatatgtctataaaagtaaaaagggcttccctggtggctcagacggtaaagcgtctgcctgcaatgcctgaacctgggttcgatccctgggtcaggaagatcccctggagaaggaaatggcaacccactccagtattcttgcctggaaaatcccatggatggtggagccttgtaggctaccatccacggcgtcacaaagagtcggacacgactgagcgactttacttacttacttacttataaaTGTAAAAAGCAGATGAAGAATTCTCTCCACATGTAAAGGTTTCTCTGGGAAATAATGGctgattttcattctctttattttctgattttttttttttttttttttgcagcttcaTGGTTGGTTTTGGCCAAACTTTTTATTTAGTATTCTGTTGTTGCTTAATACACACTTAAATGCTCTTaatggggagggggaaaggggaggtTCTTGTCGGTTTCCAAGGAAATGTCAGAAAGGCAAAATATGGCCAACattattcatttgcttttttctggGTTTACTGGGCGAATAGCACTTTCCTGACATATATGCATCTGATCTCAGGTTTTTCATACTGAGAACATTTGAGATTTCAGTTTGAAGACGCTCTGAAATCCTAAGAGTAGCATACCCCGACCACCCTCTAATAGCTAGCTTGTTTATATAGGCAGGAGGATTCATCTCTCCATTTTAGATGACAAGAAATTTTGTGTAAGATAAACTGCTTGCCTCATCATTTACTGGGGAAAATCCTATAGGAAGTGGCCTTTAGGGACACTTTTACTTGGAAGATTACACCACTAGTACACACGTCAAGACTTAAACACATTTAACGTTTCATTTGCTCAAGAACATAAAAATTATGGAAGGGGAACTtaacaggaaattttaaaaaagtaacactATCTTTCCTTTTAGTAGTCCTTGGGTAGTTATGATAGAACAGGTtccacttttgtttgtttcttttaacagGGATTTTGGTCcaaagttgtttgtttttaagatctGCTTCTGCCCCCCCCTCTATCACAGATCGACTTCCTCCACGACCACCACCTCTTGGTGCTCCGCGGCTTGAACTGCTGTAGGAATCTCGTGGAGGAGGGTACCCCCTTTCCTTAGAagagggaagccctctttcttGTCTGCCAACCCGATCACGACCACTTGAGTAGAGATCACTTTGGCTGCTTGAGTAACTGTCTCGACTTCCACCATATCCGTCACGTGAGCTGCTGTAATCATCATAGCGACTGCTTCCACCATAAGATGGCGGGGCCCTCGTGTAGGTGGAGCACCACGTGAGTTACCATAACTCTCAAATGAATCTCTGTAGGAACCTCCACTTGGATGATCTGAATAGTCACAATCACAACCATAGCCATCTCTACCACTATAGCCTCTTGATGGATAGTCATCACGTGAACTGGAATGACCATAATCACGGTAAGTATAATCGTTTGGTGGTGGTGCATAATCTCTTGTATCACGAGAACTTGGGTAATCTCTGCTTGAATAGCTGTCTTTAGTAGAATATCCATCATCTCTTGGGGACAAATAAACATCTCTACGAGAGGGCAAGGGCTCCCTTGGAGGTGGACCTCCGTAACTATCTCTTCCACGTGATACAGGAGCTCTTCCTCCCATTCCACTGCTGCTTCGAACTGGTCCTGAAGGGGCCGATCTTTTAGGAGGAGGACCCCCACTTCATGGTGGTGGTCCTCTCTATACTGGAAGTGGTCCCCTGGAAGAACTCACGTTAAAATTCATGGAACAGCCACCATCATCCATGTGCCCTCCATGGGATGGAGGCCCCCTGgttcctccacttcctcctcGAAGACCTGTCAGAGGGCCTCTGCTTCTTGGAGGTGGAGGTGGTCCACGTCTGCCACTTTCAAGTGACGGTTTAGTGGCCTGCTCTACCTTGATGGCTTTTCCATCTAAGGACTTTCCATTCATGTCTCTGGCTACATCCTTAGCATCTGCTGGGCTTTCAAAGGTGACAAAAGCAAATCCTCTAGATTTATTGGTTTCACGATCTTTCATCAAGAGAACGTCCACTATTCGCCCATATTTGCCAAATACTGCTTCATGGGCTGTCTCATTTGTTTCTGTATTGAGGCCACCGATATAGAGCTTTCCTGGACGATCTGCCTCAACCATTTTCCCCCCCTGGTTAAAACTGGAGAGGTGACGACAGTCTCAAGCTCCTACGAGCTCGCCAACAGCGGCTTCCTAGCAGCTCAGCACGCAGGAGGGCGGCCGATCCTGAGAACGGAAGCTGTAAGGTGCTCGCACTACCGTGCAacgagtgattttttttcttaattggtaTTATTTAGCCAGCAAAAAAGTAAAGCTATGAGTCACTtgtttaaacatatttataacagtaaaaaaatacaaaattcctTGGGGAATGGGTATTTGCActcttaaaatacatatttagaaaGACTTTTTAATGAGAAGTTGCCGATAATTTTCAGAGGGATATCAAATTGTGGTACACTGATTTCAGAAGTATTTTTTCCTTAAGTACACAGCAAAACAACTGGAAGAAACATGCTAACATGACTGGCATGGCCCTTTAGGTAGCAAGATATGGGTCTTCTTTTCCTGTTATACTTCTGATActtctgagtttctttttttttttctcataggcACACATAAATTTTATAGTGAGCAAACCTGCTTTTGGAACTCGGCAGTTAGGTTCCCAGACTGGCCTATAAAAGCCCACTGAAGCCAGTGGTGTCGCACAGGGAGACCAGGCTCACGCCATCCTCTCTCGCCCTGCAGCCACCAGGACTACCCACCAAAGTGACGCTCGTTACCTCGTTATTTGAAAGGGACAGGACTTATGGAGTACTTATGAGAAAGCGTGCACATAAGGGGCCATTTCcacatttatgtataaatattacACCATATTATTAATTCTACCAAATCTCATTATTTGCAATATGGCTATTTAGCAGTAAAACCGATTTAGAATATGACTCAGGTGGTCAGTGCTGCCTTACAGTAGTATAAAGGGAGCAGGCCAAGACAGTAAGTAGATTTTTACTTCGTTCATTGCTAATAGTAGCCCAGAGAATGGTCTTAAGCTTCCAAGGTCCTTTTCTGACTCAATATTAAAATGCTAGGCAGTTAGGCATAATGGTCGTGGGGAAAGGAACAGAGTAACGAGAAGTTCTCTATAAGTCCAATCACTTATTAAACTAcctttacatataataaataacaCTCTACATAAGCATAATAAATTAACTTcttaatttttcaagaaatacatACCTTATAGGCCATTTGCTATCCTTTTTCTCAGAAGAGGAACCACTGAAGACTGACATGAGAAGTGATGGCTTTTATTTGTTCAAGAGTCCCACTACTAACAAAGCTCTTAACTTCCTACCACAGACATGCTTGTGTGTGAGTTGGGAGATGACCAGCATAGATTTAACAACTGCAATGGAAGCAGTCATTTCCCACTGTACAACTTAGGGGCTGTCTTTCTTCTGATCTTCATTTACTGATAATGAACCATTCATTTAACTGAACAAGGTAAGTGAATTCTGCTTTTAAATCCAAGATGAGAACTAGGAACAAACATAAACACAATCTCATTATCAAAGTCACAATATTAAGCTGCTCTGTACACCAAGTAACATGAAACATGTGCTATACGCTTCTATTCTGAGGATGCATCAAAGACCATCACTTTCTAGAAAAAAGTCTGAAACAAGTAACACAAGCAGAGGATAAACTGATTGAAGTTATCTTACAAGTAGGCCTAACAGAATTACTGAAATATCACGGGTTACAAGGACCAACTGTAGAGCCTAGGGAACCCTGCTAAataaatgccagcctggatggaggggaattgggggaagaatggatatatgtttatttatggttgagtccctttgctgttcacccgAAACTATCACGAAAtagttaactggctataccctaatgcaaaaataaaaagtttaaaaaaaaaagagcatgggTTTTTCagacggagacctgggtttaaattcTGGCTCTACCACACAAAAATTATACAAGCAAATTACctaaattcagtttctttctctataaaaggaaaaataaggaatATCTTGAAGATTCAGTGAAGATGCACTGAACAcactaaatgagataaaatacatCACAATGCCTGTTATATAAAAAGTATTCCCAAAGTGGCAGCTATTGTAATATTTCACTGTGCAAAAACACTTAAACTGTTACTTAAAATCCTAGTATTAGGCATATAAGTATAAATCAAACAGTTCTGGGTTCAAAGGATTCctattttgatttccattttacaaatgggaaagGGGAACAGCAGGACTTGCACTAAacctaaagcagtggttctcagagtgTTGTCCCTGGGCCAGTGGCATCAGCATGTGGCTACCTGTTGAAATTCATATTTGTAGGCCTCACCCCAGACTTACTGATTTGGAAACTCCAGGCTGGGCCCCACCAGGTGATGCTGATTCACCTGAAGCTTTAAGAAGCGGTGACCTAGATACAACAGTGACAGGGCTTCACCAACATTCACAGCAGCTGGCACGGGACACCTGCTCAGAATGTCCAGCCCACCGAGTCAGGAGACACGCTGCATCACTGCCGAGTGTGACGGTGGAAAGAAAACACTACTATTTATAAATATCGTTAACCCTGAAATGTGCTTTTTTCTCCaatacaagttaaaaaaatcactttcctgACTTAACCAACtcattcccttctttcctttacCCTACATTCCCACCACATTTAATGAACAATTTATATTAGATTATGATATAACTGCACTTTCTTGGAATCCCTGGAAAGTTAGTTATTCCTTCTACTGTACAATTTCACATTTTCCAGACAGCAAGGAACAAACCTctttaaataagcaaaatttatttttctcttgtaactATTCTGGATGGAAATCTTCAGCACACTGAATACAGTCTGAATTTTTTCTTGATCATACAAATTCATCATTATGAACATCAAATTTTATGcaaaaacatactttaaaatagtGGACTGTCACTAAGCCCAATGTGCACACCTCTCTGCATCTACAATTGCTGTCATGTAGTCAGTTATCTATGACTCTAACTACGAGAGCATTCCTTCCTCTCTTGTAATGAACTCTAATAACCTTAGATGGGCTCCAAAGCTCAAGAGCCAACATTCtgatgctttttttctttgtagttttccAACTACACAAACATACCTTTTTTCACTTGTATACCTTCTCCTTATCTTTAGAAACTCAATCCATATCTCACCTCTCCTGAGATAAATGTCTCACTGCCCAGTGTCCCTGGCTGAGTTTCAAGCTGCGGCTCCATGCTTGCAAGAATAGCAAGACATTCTCTGCCTACCTCAAATTCAGCATTCATCACACCTGCACTTAAACGATCGATCACTTTCAACTTTCCCACTAAGCTACAGGCATCTTCAAGGCAGACAGCACTGTATCCCTTGTGCTCTGCACAATGCCACACAAGCAgatgctccaaaaaaaaaaaaaaaaacacaaagtctGATGAATGAACAGGTTAGGGTTTGAAAGAAACCCCTTAAGAAAAGCACAAAGACGTTGGTGCATTGTTAAAGTTTGAGGAGTTTCCTTTTGTTTAGTGTTATTGTTTGATTTTGGCTTTCTTCTCTTCCACTGAAATGTTAAACAATTCCTTTCCTCTAGTTCTTTTAACAGTTCAATTTCTGTGAGTACATTTTGTCTTTCCAGCCAAAGTGTAAGTGAACCCTCTCTACTACATTTTCTCCCACAGAACTTAGCCCAACAcataaaatacatgaagaaagaaATCCACCCCAAACTTGGTCTAGGTCAAACTTTTTTGTGTTATATAATTTATTAGCTTCCTCTGAAAACCAATTAGCAATGACCAATGCCTGACcaatatttggaaaaattttaatgagatgAAGACTTTCCAGAAAGCTGAAATATTCTCACCCAACCCAGCTCACTATCTGAGTTTAATGAACTTTAATCATACATTTCAGCATTacatctctttcctttcctatGCATGTTTTCACCAATACCAAACTCTCTTAATTGGTCTAtagaagtttttaaataaatatttgaaacacaGCCCtaattaatttttctgatttgttttagACAGATTAAGTAGGTACTTCCCCCaacaatccagtggttaagactccacacctccaatgcagggagcacgggttcgacccctggtagAGGAATCACAGTCCCTCAAGCTGCCCTGTGTGACCAAAGGAAGGACAGAAAGGTCACTGAACAGACGCTCATTAGGGGACCACTGACCAAAGCTCCCTGCTCCAACCAGACCCCACGGTGACGATCTGCATGAGTTGTCTTACAACAGGAGGGCCTGGTAAAGAAGGTGaaactaacaagctaccaccaactggaagaattcagaaaaggtcagaaggagaaaggagatggcagtccatatgtcctaccaacctcccagaatccttgctGAAATctatcttggctgagcgatgcatgCTTCACcaagaaggactctgagtcagaatgactggccagagacaaacccgaaacgaatcccatcaccaAACAACCTGAGACTGCAAAGCACAAGGCCCAGCAGCTCTCCGGGCCGCGTCGCCCCGCTGCGCTCCGCCCGGGGGCCCATCCACCCTGGAACGGGTCCCCTCTTCCTGCAACAtactgaacaaaaaagaaaaaaaaggtactGCTGATTTAACAATGCTAAGAAGGAACAACATACCTAAGGGTTCGTTGGGATTTGTAAGAGCTAAAGAACTAAACACCCTTCTCTTGAACATTCTGCATTCTACCTGGCAATTAAGCAATCAAAGAATGACACAACAAACAAAGATGCTAATCCTTCACAATCTCTTGCCTGTAAGATTACCCTAACAGCAGAGCgcttttaaaagattgaaaaagGAATGATGTGAGTTAAATGTTTCCATGTCTATCTCAACATACAGTAAAAAAAACACCTGTATTCATGCCACCAACTTCACAACAATAATAATTTTGTATCTTGAAATAATGAtgttccttgtttctttttccttaaaataattacAACTTCATTTACTACACAATTACTTAAGACAGTCCAATTTCCTatgactcattttattttaaactggcCCCATCAgctgtttttctcttaaataacAGGGCATAAAATACTTTATGAAATGCCCCTATAGAGACTATCTCAGAGtttaaagaaacacattttgaaagTTCTCTAACATTAAAGAACTTGATTACtatatctattattttcttattttagaaattcaaaaGCCATTTCTAGCTGATATTTAACAACAGAACAtactttatatctttaaaattaatccttcttctgaaggagaaaaatcagtgaatatatattaaatattttaattaggtATGTGGTTTAACATTTAATGAGTACATCCACATTAAATATTAATGACAAGGAATCTTAACTTTCATAAATGTCATTACTCAGCAGATACTGAGAGGGAGCAAGATGGATCCAGAATTTTTAATAACAAGGATATAAATGAGCTAAACATatacaaatgctttaaaaaagggTTACCTCAAGATGGAAAAGTGGGTAAAATCTTAATAAAGTATCTGTCAGTTTAACACACAGTGTACAAAGTAATAAATGAGCTATTTCCGTATATTGAGAATCATGGAAAGAGTACAACATGGCACCCTTGCAAGGGGAAAGTTGGTCTAGACTAGAGCAAGGAATCATACCAAAGTAAAGGCTCTTTAGCCAGGCTCAAAGGATACTTGAACTCTCCTAAACCTGCagtaaaaactattttcatatgCTCACTGTTCTGCAAAGTAGATCCATAGCTTTCATAGATGATCAAGAGTGCTGGTACCCCCAAAATTGAGTATTGTTATTTATACCTTATGTGAGAGTTCAACAAGAAGAAGGCAGCTTCCCACCCAGTAAAATATAGTACTTCACATGAGCTATAAAGTCAGATAGATGTGTACTCAAATTATGTAGCTTCAGAGAGTTCCATCTCCTTATTTGTGAATGAAGGCTGCTGTAACGACTAAGCAATCCACGGGATGCACAGCAGCCCGCACACCGCCAGGGGCACGGAAACGACTCAACCCCCGTCTGAAACAGGAGATGCAGTCA carries:
- the LOC122426172 gene encoding LOW QUALITY PROTEIN: RNA-binding motif protein, X chromosome-like (The sequence of the model RefSeq protein was modified relative to this genomic sequence to represent the inferred CDS: substituted 2 bases at 2 genomic stop codons) yields the protein MVEADRPGKLYIGGLNTETNETAHEAVFGKYGRIVDVLLMKDRETNKSRGFAFVTFESPADAKDVARDMNGKSLDGKAIKVEQATKPSLESGRRGPPPPPRSRGPLTGLRGGSGGTRGPPSHGGHMDDGGCSMNFNVSSSRGPLPVXRGPPPXSGGPPPKRSAPSGPVRSSSGMGGRAPVSRGRDSYGGPPPREPLPSRRDVYLSPRDDGYSTKDSYSSRDYPSSRDTRDYAPPPNDYTYRDYGHSSSRDDYPSRGYSGRDGYGCDCDYSDHPSGGSYRDSFESYGNSRGAPPTRGPRHLMVEAVAMMITAAHVTDMVEVETVTQAAKVISTQVVVIGLADKKEGFPLLRKGGTLLHEIPTAVQAAEHQEVVVVEEVDL